The DNA sequence GATCAGGGCGGCCTTGAGGTTGGCGTAGTCGACGGCGCTGAGCAGGTAGTCGCGCAGCGGACCGCGGGGCAGACTCTCGTAGAGGAAGGAGCGCAGGCGGCTCTGATGCTCCCCGAGCATCCGGCGCAGCCCGGCCCCGCCGGGCTCACTCTCGTAGCCGCCCTCGCGCAGGGCGTCGACGGCGGCGGCGTAATCGGCGGCGGCGACGGCGTCGTGCAGGGCGCGTTGGGAGAGCAGTCGGTTCTCCAGCACCCGAACGCGGCCGACAGTATAGGTGAAGGTCGTATCGCCGGAGAGCCGGATCTGGGTGTCGGCGGCCACGGGCCTCACTCCCCGTCGAGGCCGAGGACCTCGAGCAGCCGTTTTTCCAGCTCGCGGCGCAGGCTGCGGGTCAGGGCGGTGAAGGTGAAGTTGAACTCGCGGCGCCCGCGGCGCAGGATGAAGCCGCCGCCCAACTCGCGGTGCTCCCCGGCCGGGCGCAGCCTGGGCTCCTCGAAGGAGTCGAGGAAAGCCTCGTCCAGGTGCTCGGCCTCGGCGGCCGAGGTGACGAGTTCGTACTCACCGTCGAGTCCGGAGTTCTCGACCAGGGAGCGCACCAGATCGCGGTAGTCCTCGCCGCTCAACTGGCGCAGCTCGTCGACGGCGTCATGAAAAACCTCGTCGAGGAGGTGCTGCTTGAGCTCGAGCCGCTGCTTGCGAATTTCGAGCCGGGCCATGTCGTCGACCTGCTCCTTGACGAGCTCGGCCCGGCGACGACCCTGTTCGAGGATCTCTTCGCTCCTGCGCTCGGCCTCGCGCCGGGAACGCTCCAGGATCTCCCGCTCCTGCTCCGCGGCCCGGCCCTCGATTTCGGCGATCCTGGCGGCGGCGTCGCTTTCGATCTTATCGATGATGGCTTCCAGGCCCATTTGGTCAACCTCTTCCGCTGCGGCGGTGAAGCGTGGGGATCGTTGATAGACGAACATGGTCGTCGCGTCCCCCGCACGCTCTGAGCGCCGGTTGTGTCAGCCGATGGCGTTGAGCAGGAAGATGGTCAACAGCAGGCCCAGGACGGCGTAGAACTCGACGAAAACGCCCAGCACCAACGCCTTGCCGCTTTCCGAGGGCTGCTTGGCCGTCAGGCCGACACCGGAGGTGCAGACCTTGCCCTGATGAATGGCCGAGAACAGACCGGCCAGGGCGATGGGCAGGCTGGCCAGGAAGATCTGCAGGCCCAGTTCCGGGCTGATCTGTCCCAGGGCGCCGATCTTGTTCAGCACCAGGAAGCCGGCGACGAAGCCGTAGATGCCCTGGGTGCCGGGCAGGGCCGTCAGCACCAAGTACTTACCGAAGTTGCGGGGATCTTCCGACATCACGCCGGAGGCCGCCTGACCGACGTAGCCGATGCCGATGGCCGAACCGATACCGGCCAGGGCGACGGCGAGGGCGGCGCCGAGATAGGACCACACAAGGCCCATGCCATATCCTCCCGGAGGGTGGGGTTAGCGGATCTAAATCCGGTCGATTGTCTCTAAAGCTGCTCTTCCGGCGGTCGGGCTCCGTCAGCGGAACCGCTCCGCCGGAGTCTTGCCGTCGCGGCGGGGGCGGATGGCCCGGCGCGCTGACCTCGAGCGCCGACCCGCCCCCGCTTTCTTTCAGGATGTTGCCACGGCCGTTGGCACCCGCACGGCCACTCTGCTACGTGTGGTGCTTGTCCTTGTACTCGTCGGAGTTGAGGAAATGGCGGATGACCTTTTCCTTGCTCCAACCGTCGTTGAGCCGGTCCAGCCAGTGGTGCAGGCCGTCCTGATCGGGCTGGCGGTGCAGCAGGGTGTTGTAGAGGGCGCCGAGGAAGTAGTTGTTCTTGGAGCCGTCGCCGCGCAGGTTCTCGTTCTCCCGGCTGTTGACGAAACCGAGGACGATCGATTCACGACTCGCACCGGCGTTGAGGGCGTCCATCTTCTGGTCGAAGCCCTCGCGGTCGGGCAGGCGATTGAAGAAGGACCAGTAGAGCACGGTGATGAAACTCTCGCTGGTGACGACGGAAAGGTCCTCGGGTACCCAGAAGACCTTG is a window from the Candidatus Coatesbacteria bacterium genome containing:
- a CDS encoding V-type ATP synthase subunit K, producing the protein MGLVWSYLGAALAVALAGIGSAIGIGYVGQAASGVMSEDPRNFGKYLVLTALPGTQGIYGFVAGFLVLNKIGALGQISPELGLQIFLASLPIALAGLFSAIHQGKVCTSGVGLTAKQPSESGKALVLGVFVEFYAVLGLLLTIFLLNAIG
- a CDS encoding DUF4214 domain-containing protein, with the translated sequence MKRIAMFTILLLLVFTLAAGANVWGPFTCDGDDNGGGGGGGDDDDDDDDRPRATVVVKNKVFWVPEDLSVVTSESFITVLYWSFFNRLPDREGFDQKMDALNAGASRESIVLGFVNSRENENLRGDGSKNNYFLGALYNTLLHRQPDQDGLHHWLDRLNDGWSKEKVIRHFLNSDEYKDKHHT